One genomic window of Candidatus Eremiobacteraceae bacterium includes the following:
- the ligD gene encoding non-homologous end-joining DNA ligase, whose product MTPAEKLIPPDINTADIRAGRHTVHLTNLQKAFWSRPKVTKGDLIRYYASISRWLLPHLRDRAMVMKRYPNGASGEFFFMKNVPEPHPPWLTVCPIKHSQGNVVKFPVVDDLASLLWTVNLGCIDLNQWYARCDDVHKPDYLHFDLDPVTGASFPRVCESALLLRDALKAQGMPSFAKTTGSRGIHVYVPIKRGPLQEDVWRYSKAFAMHVAEMHPKIITAVYAKSKRPKGHVLIDYNQNAWARTLASVYSVRPSKRPTVSAPVTWRELERGVRIEDFRIDNMADRLKKVGDLWKPLLARTGRVDLEKHISSQSG is encoded by the coding sequence GTGACGCCGGCGGAAAAACTCATTCCGCCGGACATCAATACCGCCGATATCCGTGCCGGCCGGCACACCGTGCACCTCACGAATCTTCAGAAAGCTTTCTGGAGCCGGCCGAAGGTCACCAAAGGCGATCTCATCCGCTATTATGCGTCGATAAGCCGCTGGCTCTTGCCCCATCTCCGCGATCGAGCGATGGTGATGAAGCGTTACCCCAACGGCGCGAGCGGCGAATTCTTTTTCATGAAGAACGTTCCGGAGCCGCACCCTCCATGGCTCACCGTGTGCCCCATCAAACACTCGCAAGGCAACGTCGTGAAGTTTCCGGTGGTCGACGATCTCGCATCGCTGCTCTGGACGGTCAATCTCGGCTGCATCGACTTGAACCAGTGGTATGCCCGCTGCGACGACGTGCACAAGCCCGACTACCTGCACTTCGATCTCGATCCCGTGACCGGCGCGAGTTTTCCTCGGGTTTGCGAGAGCGCCTTGTTGCTCCGCGACGCGCTGAAGGCGCAAGGAATGCCGAGCTTTGCGAAGACCACCGGATCGCGCGGGATTCACGTATACGTGCCCATCAAGCGAGGCCCGCTTCAGGAAGACGTGTGGCGCTATTCAAAAGCGTTTGCGATGCACGTGGCTGAGATGCATCCGAAGATCATCACCGCGGTCTACGCGAAAAGCAAACGGCCGAAAGGCCACGTACTGATCGACTACAATCAAAACGCGTGGGCGCGCACGCTCGCATCGGTCTATTCCGTCCGCCCGAGCAAACGGCCCACCGTCTCTGCCCCGGTCACTTGGCGAGAGCTCGAGCGAGGCGTACGCATCGAAGACTTCCGGATCGACAACATGGCCGACCGGCTGAAGAAGGTGGGCGACCTTTGGAAACCGCTGCTCGCTCGAACCGGACGC
- a CDS encoding Ku protein produces MRSRSSCSSPWPRLAAAIPRRSYAKSIETKETVIAHAIWSGAVNFGLVSIPVRLVSAVRANDLAFHMLHAKDKGRIHNERVCEVCHKRVEWEDLVKGYEYDDGRYVVLDDKDFEAAAPELTKSIDIEQFVDLDEIDPRFFDTPYYLEPEKKGRHAYTVLREALLKSKKAGIARVVLRTREHLAALKPVGNALTLELMHFENELVPPEDVDVPAKRDKISAGEMKAAMTLVSAMEGSFEPKRFKDNYRAVMLKTIRNKAKGKKITVAPKASRVKDKGLDDIVSALQRSLATRGKRSGAAVKRKPSARRTKARS; encoded by the coding sequence TTGCGGTCGCGATCATCGTGCTCATCGCCATGGCCGCGTCTCGCCGCAGCGATTCCACGACGATCGTACGCTAAGTCCATCGAGACAAAGGAGACCGTCATAGCACACGCGATTTGGAGCGGCGCCGTCAATTTCGGACTGGTGTCGATCCCGGTCCGGTTGGTGAGCGCCGTCCGCGCCAACGACCTCGCCTTTCACATGCTCCACGCAAAGGACAAAGGACGCATCCACAACGAGCGCGTCTGCGAGGTCTGCCACAAGCGAGTGGAATGGGAAGATCTCGTGAAGGGCTACGAATACGACGACGGACGCTACGTCGTTTTGGACGACAAAGACTTCGAGGCGGCGGCGCCCGAACTGACCAAGTCCATCGACATCGAACAGTTCGTGGACCTCGACGAGATAGACCCCAGATTTTTCGACACGCCTTACTACCTCGAGCCGGAGAAAAAGGGTAGGCACGCCTACACCGTTCTGCGTGAGGCGCTCCTCAAATCCAAGAAGGCGGGAATCGCGCGCGTCGTTCTGCGCACGCGCGAGCACCTTGCCGCACTTAAACCTGTTGGAAATGCGCTGACGCTGGAACTCATGCACTTCGAAAATGAACTGGTCCCCCCTGAGGACGTCGACGTGCCCGCTAAACGTGATAAGATCTCGGCCGGCGAGATGAAGGCGGCCATGACGCTCGTCAGTGCGATGGAAGGCAGCTTCGAGCCAAAGCGCTTCAAAGACAACTATCGCGCGGTCATGCTCAAGACCATTCGAAACAAAGCAAAGGGTAAGAAGATCACTGTGGCGCCGAAGGCAAGTAGAGTCAAAGATAAGGGCCTCGACGACATCGTCTCAGCATTGCAGCGCAGTTTGGCCACGCGTGGCAAGAGAAGCGGCGCTGCCGTAAAGCGGAAGCCGTCCGCTCGGCGCACCAAAGCGCGGTCGTGA
- the ligD gene encoding non-homologous end-joining DNA ligase has translation MKRLQLAQHLPAPMLPTLVDRPFSSPEWLFETKWDGVRAICAITRKDVYAVSRTGRDLASQFPELANLRGAFKNLPLIIDGEIVSLDAKGHSSFQRLQPRINRLRGATDVRIAVSFAVFDILMIGADDVRQEPLERRKALLKKCMRAGRKDVFVSRHITRDGIKAFSKARRQGLEGIVAKRLDSSYRSGRSRNWLKIKVVASLEFVICGWTEPRRSRKHFGALLLGIFHRGKLTYAGHVGTGFDERTLAALHQKLERLETKRSPFSAVPKVNSPVHWAKPKLVAEIKFGEWTREGVLRQPVYLGLRVDKRPKDCVRPPLRRN, from the coding sequence ATGAAGCGCTTGCAGCTTGCCCAACATCTGCCTGCGCCGATGTTGCCTACGCTCGTGGATCGGCCGTTCAGCTCGCCCGAATGGTTATTCGAGACCAAGTGGGATGGCGTGCGCGCGATCTGCGCGATCACGCGCAAGGACGTCTACGCGGTTTCCAGGACTGGACGCGATCTAGCGTCGCAGTTCCCCGAGCTTGCGAATCTGCGCGGCGCGTTCAAGAATCTGCCGTTGATCATCGACGGCGAGATCGTGAGTCTCGACGCAAAGGGCCACTCATCGTTTCAGCGGCTGCAGCCGCGCATCAACCGTCTTCGAGGCGCGACGGACGTTCGCATCGCCGTTTCCTTTGCGGTGTTCGACATCCTGATGATCGGTGCCGACGACGTTCGCCAAGAGCCGCTCGAGCGCCGCAAAGCGCTTTTGAAGAAATGCATGCGCGCCGGCCGGAAGGACGTCTTCGTCTCGCGGCACATCACGCGCGACGGCATAAAGGCGTTTAGCAAAGCGCGGCGTCAGGGGCTCGAAGGCATTGTCGCAAAACGGCTCGACTCTTCCTACCGGTCGGGCAGATCGCGCAACTGGCTCAAGATCAAAGTGGTCGCAAGCTTGGAATTCGTCATCTGCGGTTGGACGGAGCCGCGGCGAAGCCGAAAGCATTTCGGCGCTCTCTTGCTCGGAATCTTCCACCGCGGCAAGCTGACCTATGCGGGCCACGTCGGCACCGGATTCGACGAACGCACGCTCGCCGCTCTCCACCAAAAGCTCGAACGGCTGGAGACGAAACGCTCCCCGTTCAGCGCCGTTCCAAAGGTCAATTCGCCCGTGCACTGGGCGAAGCCCAAGCTGGTAGCGGAAATAAAGTTCGGCGAGTGGACGCGTGAAGGCGTCCTGCGTCAACCGGTCTATCTTGGGTTAAGAGTGGACAAACGACCCAAAGATTGCGTACGGCCGCCGCTTCGTCGGAACTAG
- a CDS encoding GAF domain-containing sensor histidine kinase, giving the protein MKILSSVAEALNSVADVGKALEQTLQLVADHLSLRTGWVWLLDADTGQFYNAASYNLPPYLQEPVRMAGTWCQCTEDFQFGRLMPHNVDVIECSRLKAAVKREIKPLTEGLRFHASIPLYFQKKPLGIMNVTGPAWRKLTKRELLLLSTIGDQVGVTVERARLTEESAQLARAQERARIAREIHDTLAQSLTAIALQLEGALESTAMTAPRARKHIRAALDVARDGIGEVRQSLFDLRSSALDGKPLREALLALARRTTSDTGIRVNVTASKIPPLTPRLEFELFRIVQEALTNVRKHAHAKTIALALRAAGSDLTLEIKDDGRGFDVAASATGHGIAGMRERAQLIGGQLTVSSRANRGTTVRVAVPFAAA; this is encoded by the coding sequence TTGAAGATTCTGAGCTCGGTGGCCGAAGCGCTCAACAGCGTCGCCGATGTCGGGAAGGCGCTCGAACAGACTCTGCAGTTGGTCGCGGACCACCTGAGCCTGCGGACCGGATGGGTTTGGCTGCTCGACGCGGACACCGGCCAATTCTACAACGCCGCGTCGTACAATCTGCCACCGTACCTTCAAGAGCCCGTCCGGATGGCCGGCACGTGGTGCCAGTGCACCGAGGATTTTCAATTCGGGCGGCTCATGCCGCACAATGTCGACGTCATCGAGTGCAGCCGTCTGAAGGCCGCCGTCAAGCGCGAGATAAAGCCGCTCACCGAGGGTCTGCGTTTCCACGCGAGCATCCCGTTGTATTTTCAAAAGAAACCGCTCGGCATCATGAACGTCACCGGCCCGGCGTGGCGCAAGTTGACCAAGAGAGAGCTCTTGCTGCTCTCGACCATCGGAGATCAAGTGGGAGTCACGGTCGAGCGCGCCCGGTTGACCGAAGAGAGCGCGCAGCTCGCTCGTGCGCAAGAGCGCGCCCGGATAGCCCGGGAGATCCACGATACTCTGGCGCAAAGCCTCACGGCGATAGCGTTGCAGCTCGAAGGAGCGCTTGAAAGCACCGCGATGACCGCACCAAGGGCGCGCAAACATATCCGCGCAGCGCTCGACGTCGCTCGCGATGGCATCGGCGAAGTCCGGCAATCGTTATTCGACCTTCGGTCGAGCGCGCTGGATGGCAAACCATTGCGCGAAGCGCTCCTCGCCCTCGCACGCCGGACGACGTCGGACACCGGCATCCGCGTCAACGTGACGGCCTCGAAAATCCCGCCCCTGACGCCGCGGCTTGAATTTGAGCTTTTTCGCATCGTCCAAGAGGCGCTCACGAATGTGAGAAAACATGCGCACGCCAAGACGATCGCGCTTGCCCTTCGTGCGGCCGGCAGCGATCTGACTTTGGAAATCAAAGACGACGGCCGCGGCTTCGATGTCGCGGCAAGCGCAACGGGTCACGGAATCGCGGGCATGCGCGAACGCGCGCAACTCATCGGCGGGCAACTCACCGTGTCGAGCCGCGCGAATCGCGGCACGACCGTTCGCGTCGCCGTCCCCTTCGCGGCGGCGTGA
- a CDS encoding response regulator transcription factor: MIRIVICDDHPVVREGLASVLGRRPDLKIVAAVGSVGELVTAAEKLKPDVVLLDLELPDSSGVNAIERLGRAAPAAKVVMFTVHDAEDTVRAALKAGAMGYVQKGARADEIAAAIREVHAGRSYIQGHVAATVFAGLQRRPAASGLSARQLEVLRLIAGGRSNKQIATSLDITERTVKFHVAAIMDKLDVDNRAQAAAAATRRRLL; the protein is encoded by the coding sequence ATGATCCGGATCGTGATCTGCGACGACCACCCGGTCGTTCGCGAAGGCTTGGCGTCGGTGCTAGGGCGCCGCCCCGATTTGAAGATCGTGGCGGCCGTGGGTTCGGTCGGCGAGCTGGTGACGGCTGCGGAAAAACTGAAGCCCGACGTCGTCCTTCTCGATCTTGAGCTTCCCGATAGCAGCGGTGTCAACGCGATCGAGCGACTAGGCCGGGCCGCTCCGGCGGCAAAGGTCGTGATGTTCACCGTGCACGATGCTGAGGATACGGTCAGGGCGGCGCTCAAAGCGGGCGCCATGGGCTATGTGCAAAAAGGCGCGCGGGCCGATGAGATCGCCGCTGCGATTCGGGAGGTCCATGCCGGGCGCTCGTACATCCAGGGGCACGTCGCGGCAACTGTCTTCGCAGGACTACAAAGACGGCCGGCGGCTAGCGGCTTGAGCGCCAGGCAGCTTGAAGTGCTGCGGCTCATCGCCGGCGGCCGTTCGAACAAACAGATCGCGACATCGCTCGACATCACCGAGCGAACGGTGAAATTCCATGTGGCTGCGATCATGGACAAACTGGACGTCGACAATCGTGCTCAGGCGGCCGCCGCGGCGACAAGAAGACGGCTTCTATAG